The segment TAATGAATTTCTAATGGAACTCAAAGTGCTTGAGAACTTCATAAAGATAATTCCAAGACATCCTATTATATGCCTTCTCTATATCAGCCTTGATCACCAttagagattttctttttgatgcatattgCTGCTGAATCCGAACTAAGATCGGAGCGCAGCTCGGATGACTCTGAGGTCGGCAAGAACTGAGCTGAACCGGCTGGCCTAGGTGGGGATAATTGGTCTCCTCTAGAAACGGCCTACAAAAAGTATACTTGCCAGAGAGTTTCCGGCGGCAGACCCTCTGATGGCTAAGTTAGGATAGAGAGGCAACAATATGAAACAAAGGGATTTCAGTAGAGTTGAGTTTTCTATAAATAATGCTTTTTTTATCTCATACTTGAGGTCTTTCGGGCTGCCCCTTTTTATATAGGGCAATAGGGCAGCCTGTTTTGTCGTTACTTGATCTGATGTGACATGCATCAATGGACAGGGTAATGGATAGTAGTACGACTATGACGTAGGCATCGTTCTGCGTGGGCGGCATACGGCACTGACCGTGCGCCCGAATGTAGAGTTCCACAACTGCAGGTGGCCAGAACTGTCAGTCCTTGTCGGCACATGCTAATTGGCTCCTCGGTTGGTGGCTCCTCGGCTGATTGGCTCTTTGGCCAGAGCTGAAGTTGTTTACGTTGGTTTATACCAAGGGTCAAGGAGGTCGGTCTGGTCCAAAGTCGAGGTGCCTAATATTTCTTCCATCAATGCCTTTTTCATAGAAtgaaaaatttattgagctaCTATAATATTATCTGTACTACTTCTATTTGAAATAAAGACTCCTTGCTCAACTGAAATTAGAGTACGCTTAAACACCTCCATTCGGTTGACTAATATTTTGGTAATAATTTTATGTAAAGTATTGCATAAACTGATTACTCTATAATCTTTAACCTCCATAGGGTAATCCTCTTTTGGATAAGTGTGATATATGTTGCTTTCCAAACCCCTAGCTTCTGGAAGGATACAAAGGATTTCTTTATTATAGCTACCATGTCTCCTTCGATAATCGACCAGAAGGCTtttgaagaatagcggttggaAACTATCAAGATTTGGGACTTTGTCAGATGATAATTGAAATATAGCTTCTTGTATTTCCATCTCTGTTACATCTTGGATAAGATATAGTTTTTGCTGCCTCATTACCTTGCTATGTGTTGGAGGAAGCTGAATGTGAGCCTTGACAACCAGCAAATTCAATTGCTTTTTGAAGTAACTTTGAATAGTGGATTGATTTCATCTGCAATGTAGAACCATCCTCGTAATTAATTTATGAATTCtactctttcttcttctaagCATAGTTGCTTTGTGGAAAAATGATTTGTTTGCATCTCCCTCTTTGAGCTATTTAAGTCTAGACTTTTGACGCCATAAAATTTCTTGGAGCTTCAACACCTTATCATTCTCATGGGTAGTGTAGTTTGTATTTGAGAATTTAGCCCACCACATTCAATATGCTTCTCTTGTAACATTTGTGCTCCCAACCTTAATGTTTTCTGAAATAAATTACCAATATATTCCTTCTTCCACTTTAATAAAGCCTTCTTAGTATTTGTGAGCGTCTTGGTAACCTTAACTCCTTTTGATACATTGCCATTGAAATGCTATGCCCTCCTGACGATCTCTTGAACTCCATCACAACATAGCCAAAAATTCTCAAATCTGAATGGTGTAGGTCTTTTGTTTCTTGTAGCCTCAATTTTAATAGAATTAGACAATGATCCGAGCCGATTCTTGGAAGATGAAAGAGTTTAGATTATGGGAACATGTCAATCCAACTATCCATAGCCATTTCTCTATCTGATCTTTCCCAACAAGTATGTTGGCAGCCACTATATATCAAATCCATCAATCTATTCTCCCTGATGAAATTTTGAGCTCCCTGTTATCTCCATTTTCTTTAAATTTCCGCCCTCCTTTCTCTTCCGGTTTGAACTGATTACATTGAATCTCCAATGATCATAACCAGATGACCTGGTAAAACCCTATTTTGCACCATATCCCGGATTATTCTGCATTATTTTCCACATGTGCGCGGCTGATGATCTTTAATTATGACTAATCAAAAATAGCTTGTTTATTAGTGCTGCAAATTTCAACAGATTGTAAGTTTTTCTTCCATGCCACAAAAATTTAACTTGAGAGCCCCTTCACAACCATAGCAAATATGTTCTATTGATTCCTGatattttctttacttattcAAGTGATTCACCTGAAAATATCAATCTCATACTTTCTGATCAGATGCTTAAGATAATTTAGGAACGACGGCTACGCCGCTATTCTACAATTCCAAGAGAAGGCATTCATTAGGACAAAGAGGCAAAGTGGTTAGGGGTTATCTCATGTCCTTAATTCATCTATTACTTTGACAACttcattactttttttttttgggtgctaAAACGAAAGTATCATACATTACGTGTacggatataatcaagaaagtCAAAAAGTAATGCATCATGAAGAGCATTAGGCAACTTTGCCTCGCCTACCCATAGGTGGTCCCCTGAGTGGTTAGCAACAAAAAAAGCTACCCAATCTGCAGCCCCATTCGTTTTTTCTGAATATTTTGCCTTGCCTGAATCACCCATCCATCATAACCATGGCCCGAATCATAGACTTTTGCATAGCCCCTTTGATCATCTCTTTTGGTACAATTATCAATGAACTTGGGTACTCCGGCTGCTTGCCGCTACCTGAAGAAGCATGTTCCACTCTTAAAGCTCCACTGGAAGGTCAAGAAAATCTAACCCACGAAGTAGCAGAGCGGATGGAGTTCTCACCAGCACCATAGTTGAGTGCTAATGCTCTAAAGCTAAGACCCGACCAGCCCCAAACTTCATGATCCATTGGCCCTTACCTATATCTCCTTTTCTTTCAAACAGATCAGCAGATGCCCTGCTAAAAGAGGGATGAATTTTAAATTCCCTAGATGCTGACCATCTCAATCTTAAACTCCTTTGAAAGGAATTCCAATGGGAGTCCCTTCCCCAATATAATTATAGCTATAAttgattttcttatttttttattttttgcctaCAGTGTTGGCTCATACGCCTCTAatatgaatacatccaaaaaaagtCTAAAGATAACACATCACGGAGTGCACTAGGCAATTCTTTTTTCTCTGACTCATAGAATACCTCCAAAATGATCAGCCACATACGAGGTTACCCAGTCCGCAGCCCCGTTAGCCTCTCCATAAATTATGCCTAGCTTTGAACTCAACATCATCTCCTCACCATGATCCAAATGTTCCGGAGTAGTGGGTGACACCTATCCGCACCACCCGATTCCGCTCTGAATCCAGCCAATCATTGTAAACCGAGTTGCCCGCCAGCGGAACTACTCTGGCCTGCAGCACACACCGTGCAGTATCTCAGGCTAGCCCACGCCGCTCTCAACTCCGCTGTTCGGAATAgaatttttattgttttgaaATATAATATATCTTAGCAGAACATAAAATcggtttctgaaaaaaaaaacttaagatGGGCCGGAGAACATGACAATCTTCTGGCAATGCCGAGCCCAAAAACAACAACCCAGCCCGGACGCCGTGCCTCCGCACTTCAAGTTCTGGGATCCCAAAACCCTaacggcacggcccgtctcatATAAAAGGCCTTCGTACCATCGCCACCGAAACCCTAGAAGGGATCGCACAAGGCAGAACAAGGAGGCATCCCGTCCTCGCCTTCTCTATCCAGATCTCCTCTCGGGTAAGATCCCACCTGCTCTTCCTCGCTCCAATTTTTCCGAAACGAATCTCCTCCAAATTTCTCACGTCTTCTTTGTTCTTCGGATCTTAGCAGCTCGCTCGATTGATCTCGCGATGGTCCACCGGAGAGCTCGCCTGCTCCTACGCCGCCCTCATCCTCCACGATGATGGGATCGCCATCAcggttctcctcttcttctccttctcttcttccttcttttctagtGTTTTGATGCTGCATGTAATCTAAAGCTAGGGTTTTTGATTTGGTTGATGACAGGCTGAGAAGATTTCCACCTTGGTGAAGGCCGCCAATCTGAAGATAGACTCCTACTGGGCTCCGCTCTTCGCCAAGCTGCTCGAGAAGAGGAGCGTGGACGACCTCATCTTGAGCGTTGGTTCCGGTTCGAACCCCGTTGCTTCCCTTCTCCGCGCAATCTTTTTATGCTTATTGGGTGGTTTAAATGATGCTTATTGGATCGTTTAATGTAGGGGGAGGCGGTTCTCCTGTTGCGGTCTCAGCGCCGGCTGGTGGTGCAGCTGCGCCTGCTGCCGCGCCGGAAGCTGAGGAGAAGAAGGTGGATTTCTTTTCCAAATTTAAATTTGGTCGTTATTATGCA is part of the Phoenix dactylifera cultivar Barhee BC4 unplaced genomic scaffold, palm_55x_up_171113_PBpolish2nd_filt_p 002760F, whole genome shotgun sequence genome and harbors:
- the LOC120109784 gene encoding uncharacterized protein LOC120109784, whose amino-acid sequence is MELKAATVGLSLPISFQTSSAIEQYSVGIFLKLIAFFLFVFFAAKRIIGKHLSVIYWLGLRTIATETLEGIAQGRTRRHPVLAFSIQISSRLARLISRWSTGELACSYAALILHDDGIAITAEKISTLVKAANLKIDSYWAPLFAKLLEKRSVDDLILSVGSGGGGSPVAVSAPAGGAAAPAAAPEAEEKKEEPKEESDDDMRIQLIRLESFGYFLSFQF